A genomic stretch from Pochonia chlamydosporia 170 chromosome 4, whole genome shotgun sequence includes:
- a CDS encoding pre-mRNA splicing factor (similar to Coccidioides immitis RS XP_001246170.1) has translation MANPVGEDGWVAYIEEAVRNGSGLEHHVNVVELYKRAVGAEPGSLRLWLAYCNYFWHLWESSNSSNAGWSDEEQVLGREVFSFDAALDLWQQGYEAVQYRLSDSHELWDRWISVEMEQLVKGKTTEGVRRITQLYLDRLSTPHLTWDETSQAFSSFLSQYNKSEWEKTMQEITLIAQTTKRAIQVRDPFELKLKQAQRNHDIESEKAQLRDYIDWEVRGSKRKQDGADLTLNLCAGLFDRALTGLFATDEDVWYDYIVFLSSSASKSSFPADRLLNASRRSVQHCPWSGRLWSRYILSAEEAKLAFADIESIKNTAASDDQLYKSGMEGMIEVYGTWCALLKRMALEPAATDEELDVADEGLRTALEEVHTTGKRLYGKDFQGDPKYRLERIYIQYLTEKEGAIQAARAQWKKLERRSIYADSYDFWFNYYTWEMLVFSSSWNQEGQDHLRVPTEATAVLSSAAQRKTIDWPEKVLDMYQQHCSTHELPSVVRQADDFVHKTQKVLAYRRKRQEEQQAAQYAAYYESQAQEQQAEAPAEKASTQQEQAAADEMASPSGPKRKRESLADTQEDETENATKRQRSGEEIPSASGQPPKRDREHSTIIVTNLPFDATQAAVRKYFKPYGAINNVTAFVKEKDSQSTTALIEFSSPEEAQSALLRDSKYFGESQITVQLGHDLTVYVANYPPAADENFIRQLFKDCGDILSIRWPSLKVNTHRRFCYVSFRDRKASAKAVAKEGKLLEGKYRLLAKYSDPNRKKNREGAIAEGREVHISNLDRSATEQDIRAVFGKFGTVKRVNIPLNMAGTNRGFAFLDFENKDQAENAVQELNNTKFRSQILQVEVSKENKVKPSAKSTDFQRASASPAPSSVKDTEGDDAMGDANSATGPSKPSSAEIAARTIALMGLPDTVNDARVKALVEPLGSIVKLVHQPGHGGAIIEFVDVATAGKAALQLNSMEYEGQKLRTGSADELRQNKPDNRAGGQMTKPKGLMAPPQATRRAVLGRPGPKRGLGFTPRVAAAAAASAPVEKTGGQKSNADFKAMFLAGRENAEKKSDATE, from the coding sequence ATGGCCAACCCCGTGGGCGAAGATGGTTGGGTTGCCTACATTGAGGAGGCCGTGCGAAACGGCTCTGGTCTCGAACACCACGTCAACGTCGTCGAGCTGTACAAACGCGCCGTTGGCGCAGAGCCGGGAAGCTTGCGCCTGTGGCTAGCATACTGCAACTACTTTTGGCATCTCTGGGAGAGCAGCAACTCTAGTAATGCTGGCTGGTCCGATGAGGAGCAGGTGCTGGGGCGCGAGGTCTTCTCATTTGATGCCGCCCTCGATCTTTGGCAGCAAGGGTATGAAGCAGTTCAATATCGTCTGAGCGATAGCCACGAACTGTGGGACCGTTGGATATCTGTTGAAATGGAACAGCTTGTCAAGGGCAAAACGACTGAGGGCGTCCGCCGAATCACCCAGCTCTATCTCGACCGGTTATCGACACCCCATTTAACCTGGGACGAAACGTCGCAAGCATTTTCGAGCTTTTTATCGCAATATAACAAATCCGAGTGGGAGAAGACTATGCAAGAAATTACATTAATTGCCCAAACCACAAAAAGGGCTATTCAAGTGCGAGACCCGTTcgagctgaagctgaagcaagCCCAGCGCAACCATGATATCGAAAGCGAAAAGGCTCAACTGCGTGATTACATTGACTGGGAAGTTCGGGGTtcaaaaagaaagcaagacGGGGCCGACTTGACACTAAATCTTTGCGCTGGTCTGTTCGACCGGGCGCTAACCGGATTGTTTGCGACTGATGAGGATGTCTGGTATGACTATATTGTGTTCCTATCCTCCTCGGCATCTAAATCTTCTTTCCCGGCAGATCGCTTGCTCAATGCGTCACGGAGATCAGTCCAGCATTGCCCCTGGTCCGGTCGCCTGTGGAGCAGATATATTCTGTCCGCCGAGGAGGCGAAATTGGCTTTTGCAGATATCGAATCCATTAAGAACACTGCAGCCAGCGACGACCAGTTGTACAAAAGCGGCATGGAAGGTATGATTGAAGTGTATGGAACTTGGTGCGCGCTTCTAAAGAGAATGGCACTCGAACCAGCTGCTACCGATGAAGAGTTGGATGTCGCAGACGAGGGCTTAAGGACCGCCTTGGAAGAGGTGCATACTACGGGAAAGAGGCTCTATGGCAAAGATTTCCAAGGTGACCCCAAGTATCGACTTGAGCGCATATATATTCAATACCTTACGGAGAAGGAGGGCGCCATTCAAGCCGCCAGGGCACAGTGGAAAAAACTCGAACGAAGAAGCATCTATGCAGATAGCTACGACTTTTGGTTCAACTACTACACGTGGGAGATGCTTGTCTTCTCTTCCAGCTGGAACCAGGAAGGACAAGACCATCTCCGAGTGCCCACCGAGGCTACAGCAGTTCTATCATCCGCTGCACAGCGCAAGACCATCGACTGGCCAGAAAAAGTGCTCGACATGTACCAACAACATTGCAGTACTCATGAGCTACCGTCAGTAGTGCGTCAGGCAGACGACTTTGTTCACAAAACGCAAAAAGTTCTTGCATACCGACGAAagagacaagaagagcagcaagctGCACAGTACGCCGCCTACTATGAGAGTCAGGCGCAGGAACAACAAGCAGAAGCACCCGCAGAAAAGGCGTCAACACAGCAGGAACAAGCAGCGGCTGACGAGATGGCGTCTCCGAGCGGACCAAAGAGGAAGCGGGAGTCCCTCGCAGATACTCAGGAAGACGAGACAGAGAATGCGACCAAACGCCAGCGAAGCGGCGAAGAAATTCCGAGTGCGTCTGGACAGCCTCCCAAGCGGGACAGGGAGCATTCCACTATTATCGTCACCAATTTACCGTTTGACGCAACCCAGGCTGCCGTCCGTAAATACTTCAAACCATACGGAGCCATCAATAACGTTACCGCGTTTGTTAAGGAAAAAGACAGCCAGTCCACCACGGCGTTAATCGAGTTTAGCTCCCCAGAAGAAGCGCAGTCTGCTCTTCTTAGGGATTCTAAATACTTTGGCGAGTCCCAAATCACCGTACAACTGGGCCATGATCTCACCGTCTACGTTGCCAACTATCCTCCAGCCGCCGACGAGAACTTCATACGACAGCTGTTCAAGGACTGCGGGGACATTCTCAGCATCCGCTGGCCAAGTCTCAAAGTGAACACCCATCGACGCTTCTGCTACGTCTCTTTCCGCGATAGAAAAGCCTCGGCCAAGGCCgtcgccaaagaaggcaagcTCCTGGAAGGCAAATACCGCCTTCTGGCGAAGTATTCAGACCCCAACCGCAAGAAGAACCGCGAGGGCGCCATCGCTGAAGGCCGTGAAGTCCACATTAGCAACCTCGATCGGTCTGCTACCGAACAAGACATTCGTGCCGTGTTTGGCAAATTCGGAACCGTCAAGAGGGTCAACATCCCGCTCAATATGGCGGGGACGAATCGCGGGTTCGCGTTCCTAGATTTTGAGAACAAAGACCAGGCTGAGAATGCGGTCCAAGaactcaacaacaccaagttcAGGAGTCAAATCCTGCAGGTCGAAGTCTCCAAAGAAAACAAGGTCAAACCGTCCGCCAAATCAACTGATTTCCAGCGCGCATCCGCCTCGCCTGCCCCGTCGTCAGTAAAAGACACAGAAGGCGACGACGCAATGGGGGACGCAAACTCAGCTACCGGTCCTTCTAAACCCTCATCCGCAGAAATCGCAGCCAGAACCATCGCCCTAATGGGCCTGCCTGACACTGTCAACGACGCACGCGTCAAAGCTCTCGTCGAACCACTCGGGTCTATTGTCAAACTTGTCCATCAGCCTGGTCATGGGGGCGCTATTATCGAATTCGTCGATGTCGCTACcgctggcaaagctgcccTTCAACTCAATAGCATGGAGTACGAAGGACAGAAGCTCCGCACAGGATCGGCGGATGAATTGCGCCAGAATAAGCCTGATAATCGGGCTGGAGGGCAGATGACCAAACCAAAAGGTCTTATGGCTCCTCCGCAGGCTACGCGGCGGGCTGTGCTGGGTAGGCCTGGTCCGAAGAGGGGATTGGGGTTCACTCCTAGAGTTGCGGCTGCGGCCGCGGCTTCGGCACCTGTTGAGAAGACGGGTGGACAGAAGAGTAATGCTGATTTTAAGGCCATGTTTCTTGCTGGACGGGAaaatgcagagaagaagagtgATGCGACGGAGTGA